One genomic window of Quercus lobata isolate SW786 chromosome 9, ValleyOak3.0 Primary Assembly, whole genome shotgun sequence includes the following:
- the LOC115961091 gene encoding uncharacterized protein LOC115961091 produces the protein MNFCLVLSFSEEDKIGTIQPHDDALLITLRIGDYDVRRVMVDGGSAAEVMYPDLYKGLGLKPEDLMPYNSLLMSFDGKLVIPMGMIRLPIQTGPEIVKVNFIVVDIYSPYTAIVGRPWLHTLGAVASSLHQKMKFPSGDQVFEIRAQLPLQENEELIEFLTRNIDVFTWDTCDAPGIDLAFICHHLNVKPAITPKKQPLRRPSKEHADAIRDEVMMLKHAGAIKEVLYPEWLANTVVVKKKSGK, from the exons ATGAATTTTTGTCTCGTTTTGAGTTTTTCAGAGGAAGACAAGATCGGAACcatccaaccccacgacgatgcgcTGCTGATCACCCTCAGAATCGGGGACTACGATGTAAGAAGAGTGATGGTAGATGGCGGTAGTGCGGCCGAGGTTATGTACCCTGACCTCTACAAGGGGCTGGGGTTAAAACCAGAAGACTTGATGCCCTACAACTCCCTTCTGATGAGCTTCGATGGGAAACTTGTCATCCCAATGGGCATGATTAGGCTGCCTATTCAGACCGGCCCAGAGATAGTGAAGGTGAACTTTATCGTGGTGGACATCTACTCCCCCTATACGGCCATCGTCGGTAGACCTTGGCTCCACACCTTAGGAGCTGTTGCTTCCTCGTTGCACCAGAAGATGAAATTCCCATCGGGGGACCAAGTTTTTGAAATCC GGGCTCAGCTACCTCTTCAGGAGAATGAGGAGCTTATTGAGTTTCTTACAAGAAATATTGATGTATTTACATGGGATACCTGCGATGCCCCTGGGATTGACCTAGCCTTCATCTGCCATCACCTCAATGTCAAACCGGCCATCACTCCCAAGAAGCAACCACTTCGTCGCCCGTCAAAAGAGCATGCCGATGCGATTAGGGACGAAGTGATGATGCTTAAGCATGcgggggctatcaaggaagtctTATACCCcgaatggctggccaatactgtggtggtcaagaagaaaagtggGAAATGA